From the genome of Haloferax mediterranei ATCC 33500, one region includes:
- a CDS encoding pyridoxal phosphate-dependent aminotransferase, translating into MSKYAPRVEKMDISGIREVFEGASEGDINLGIGQPDFPTPEHIRDAALSAVEEGLVDSYTANKGIRGLREAISEKYERDNGLSIEPDNVIATSGASEALHIAIEAHVRQGGEVVIPDPGFVAYEQLAVLAGGTPKPVELRDDLTLDPATVEDAITENTDLFIVNSPANPTGAVQSKADMREFARIADEYDVVCLLDEVYEHIVFEGEHHSPMEFSTTDNVVQVNACSKSYSMTGWRLGWVTASNDRIERMLRVHQYVQACASAPAQYAAEAALKGPQEPIEEMVSAFETRRDVLLDGLDDIGLETPRPEGAFYAMPEVPEGWAADVLENGVIVVPGEVFGERGAGYARISYATNVEALKEALEIMKSVTRATP; encoded by the coding sequence ATGAGTAAGTACGCACCACGTGTCGAGAAGATGGATATCAGCGGGATTAGGGAAGTATTCGAGGGCGCAAGCGAGGGCGATATTAACCTCGGCATCGGCCAACCCGATTTCCCTACCCCGGAGCATATTCGGGACGCTGCACTGTCCGCAGTCGAAGAGGGGTTAGTCGATTCGTACACGGCCAACAAGGGGATACGAGGCCTGCGAGAAGCCATCAGCGAAAAGTACGAACGGGACAACGGGCTTTCCATTGAGCCTGATAACGTCATCGCGACATCCGGTGCTAGTGAGGCACTTCATATCGCTATTGAAGCGCACGTCAGGCAGGGTGGCGAGGTTGTCATCCCCGACCCGGGATTCGTCGCGTACGAGCAACTTGCAGTACTTGCGGGAGGAACGCCCAAACCAGTCGAACTGCGGGACGACTTAACTCTCGACCCGGCGACAGTCGAAGACGCAATCACCGAGAATACAGACCTCTTCATCGTCAACAGCCCGGCGAATCCGACCGGAGCGGTGCAGTCGAAGGCAGACATGCGCGAGTTTGCGCGCATCGCCGACGAGTACGACGTAGTGTGTCTCTTAGATGAAGTCTACGAGCACATCGTGTTCGAAGGCGAACACCATTCTCCGATGGAGTTTTCGACGACCGACAACGTCGTACAAGTGAACGCGTGTTCGAAGTCGTACTCGATGACGGGGTGGCGACTCGGATGGGTGACTGCAAGCAACGACCGAATAGAGCGGATGTTGCGTGTCCATCAGTACGTTCAGGCTTGCGCAAGTGCGCCAGCCCAATACGCCGCCGAAGCCGCCCTCAAAGGACCACAGGAACCCATCGAGGAGATGGTTTCTGCGTTCGAAACCCGTCGAGACGTTCTCTTAGATGGGTTAGACGATATTGGACTAGAAACGCCTCGACCGGAAGGGGCCTTCTATGCGATGCCAGAAGTCCCCGAGGGGTGGGCCGCGGACGTACTGGAAAACGGCGTCATCGTCGTTCCCGGAGAGGTATTCGGGGAACGTGGAGCGGGCTATGCCCGGATTTCCTACGCAACAAACGTGGAAGCGTTGAAGGAGGCGCTGGAAATCATGAAGTCCGTCACACGAGCGACCCCCTAA
- a CDS encoding sodium-dependent transporter, with the protein MSRDTWASRIGFILAAVGSAVGLGNIWRFPWMTAQNGGSAFLVTYLFIVIGVGVPGLLATLVIGRRSNRNPVGAFKALKGSRGWVLLGGICVLTSVVLISFYSVVGGWILRYFIESFTGAYFANPGAHFEAVNYGIGAFQYQVLFLIITALIVMVGVREGIETTTKIMMPGVAILLSVMAIWAFRQPNAAQGYQFYLSFDGQYLSKNFLSVVSSAAGQALFTLSIGGGTMLTYASYIEEDRSLPFDASTIAILNLGIGVLAGLVVFPLLFSYADGPTGGGPGALFVSIAGAFANLPAGELLGATFFLVVLLAAITSSISMLEIPVSFLVDEFGLKRSRVTRGLFVIVVATGAPNAFNAAVFSFVAGHLVSLLMTLGLIGFMFYAAWVLGPDAVEEYLKGAGSLSRPFAGVWRYAIGSVFPVFLLFSFYTDSLSLAGYSVDSMEVLAVTLLTAIPFVVLVHWSERETPSKTTQSMD; encoded by the coding sequence ATGTCACGTGACACGTGGGCAAGCCGCATAGGCTTCATACTCGCAGCGGTGGGAAGCGCGGTTGGACTCGGGAACATCTGGCGATTCCCGTGGATGACCGCGCAGAATGGTGGCAGCGCCTTCCTCGTAACCTATCTGTTCATCGTTATAGGGGTCGGAGTTCCCGGTCTACTAGCGACACTCGTGATTGGCAGGCGCTCGAATCGGAATCCGGTCGGTGCATTCAAAGCACTCAAGGGTTCACGAGGGTGGGTGCTACTCGGCGGAATCTGTGTCCTCACATCGGTTGTACTGATTTCGTTCTACAGTGTCGTTGGTGGGTGGATTCTCCGGTACTTCATAGAGAGTTTCACAGGCGCGTATTTCGCCAATCCCGGTGCCCACTTCGAGGCGGTCAACTACGGGATAGGTGCGTTCCAGTATCAGGTGCTGTTCCTCATCATAACTGCACTCATCGTGATGGTCGGTGTAAGAGAGGGCATCGAAACAACGACGAAAATAATGATGCCCGGTGTCGCAATTCTCCTCAGCGTCATGGCAATCTGGGCGTTCCGCCAACCAAACGCAGCACAGGGATACCAGTTCTATCTCTCGTTCGACGGACAGTATCTCTCAAAGAACTTCCTCTCCGTCGTCAGTTCGGCAGCCGGACAAGCACTATTCACCCTCTCGATTGGTGGCGGGACGATGCTTACCTACGCATCCTATATCGAGGAGGACAGGTCGCTCCCATTTGACGCCTCAACAATCGCAATCCTCAACCTCGGAATCGGTGTCCTCGCTGGTCTCGTCGTCTTCCCGCTCCTCTTTTCGTATGCAGACGGCCCGACAGGCGGTGGTCCGGGAGCGCTCTTCGTCAGTATCGCTGGTGCATTCGCAAACCTCCCCGCTGGTGAGCTCCTTGGAGCGACCTTCTTCCTCGTCGTACTACTGGCCGCCATTACCAGTTCGATTAGTATGCTCGAAATTCCCGTGTCCTTCCTCGTCGACGAATTTGGGCTTAAACGATCGCGGGTTACGCGGGGTCTCTTCGTTATCGTCGTCGCGACGGGCGCGCCCAACGCATTTAATGCAGCTGTGTTCAGCTTCGTTGCAGGTCATCTCGTGAGCCTCCTCATGACGCTCGGTCTAATCGGGTTTATGTTCTATGCAGCGTGGGTACTTGGACCAGACGCCGTCGAAGAATACCTCAAAGGAGCAGGTTCCCTCTCTCGTCCGTTCGCGGGGGTTTGGCGATACGCCATCGGGTCGGTGTTCCCGGTATTCCTACTCTTTTCTTTCTACACCGATAGCCTGAGTCTCGCGGGCTACTCGGTCGATTCGATGGAAGTACTCGCCGTCACGCTTCTGACTGCGATTCCATTTGTCGTGCTCGTCCACTGGTCAGAGCGTGAGACACCGTCCAAGACCACCCAAAGCATGGACTAG